In the Cylindrospermopsis raciborskii Cr2010 genome, AAACAACCTATTATTGTCAGAGCTAGTACAAGCAGTATAAATAGTTCTCCAGATGATAAAGGGCGATCGCTCGCCTCTAAATACATAGACTTAGAATAATCATGGGGTTTGGGAATGGAATCATTGAAATTTGTAGGTGATGGAATAACCCCAAATCTGTAATAACCAATTTTTAAATCATAACTCAAACGACGTTCAGGATTACTCAAAGTAGCATAAGCTTCGTTAATTTGCTGGAATTTAGCAGTAGCAACCTGATCGGGAAGTTCCGTAGTGTCTGGATGATAGTGTTTACTCATTTCCCGGTAAGCGCGGCGAATATCAATCACTGATGCCCAGGGGTGAAGTCCTAGCAAGGTGTAATAGTTAGGGCGATCGCTTTGTACTTCTTCTCCAGTTTGATTCACAGTTGTGGTTTACCTTAATTGCACTTGGCATTTAGAGAAGTATAACTTATTTCTTTCACTTAGTCAAGAACAAACCTATCTAAGGTTTGAGCTTTAAGCTTTCTATTTCCCGTAACTTCTCATAAAGTTGTCTCTCCTGATCACTAATATTTTTGGGGGTGATGATTTGAATTTCCACTAGTTGGTCACCACGTTTACCATCTTCCATGGGATAACCTTTATTTGCCAACCGGAATCTTTGCCCAGACCTGACTGCGGGAGGAATAGTCATTTTTACTGGACCATCTAAAGTAGGTGCTTCCACCTGGCCACCTAAAACCGCCTCACTGGGGGTTACAGGTACCTGACAAGAAATGTTAAATCCCTCCATTTTAAATAACGGATGAGGTTCAACAGTAATTTTTAAATATAAATCACCTCCACTAATTCCCTGATTGCGTAAGCGGATAGTTTGTCCTGTGAGCATAGCAGGTGGCATAGTCACTTCCAAAGATCGCCCATCTTCTAGGCGTATTCTCTCATTACCGCCTTGATAAGCCTTTTCTAAAGGCAAAGTCAATCTAGCTTCAATATCTTTAGGGGTAGTACGATTATTAACAGTATAAGCGACCTTGGTACGAGGATTACCAAAAGGGTCTTGAGTAGTTGTATTAGGGCTTTTCTTAGCCTCCTTACGACTGCTAACACCTATAACCTGATTAATAAAACTTTCAAAATCTGGGAAATCAGCTGGATTGACACCCTGGTTACTAGATTCACTAGGGCGGTTAGTACCCCAGCTCTTAGACTTTGCAGCTGTTTTAGCACCTGTAAAACCTCTTTGTTGCCAGTAGCGACTAAACTGGTCATATTGAGATCTGCGAGCGGAATCGGAAAGTATTTCATAGGCCTCCCCAATCATCTTAAACTTTTCCTCAGACTCCTTGTTACCGGGGTTGAGATCGGGGTGATACTGTCTAGCCAATCGACGATAAACCTTTTTAATTTCTTCATTGGAAGCATCCTTGGTGACTCCCAAAATTTCGTAATAATCACGGAAATTCTGCAAATTTTGCATAATTAGTTATCAGTGCTGGGGTAGTAGGGGGAAACAGATATTTTGGTTGAGGGATTTATAGCCAATCATCATCCTCGTCATCCCAATTATCCTGGTAACCGGGACGGGTGCGACGGGACTCGTTATTATAGGATGGGGAGGAGCGGTTGTTTTGACCATAGTTCTGATCCCTAGTATTATCCCTACCATAGTCTCTGTTATAGGAACGGGATTCTCGATAGGGTTCTCTGGGATATTCTGGCTGTTTTTCTTTTTCACCCATGAAAATCTCCCGAATGGCGCCAAACAAGTCCTCATCTTCATCCTCAGCATAATACTCCCGCACTTCACGATTTAGCTCGTACAGAGCATCTTGTAGGTCTGAGTAAGCCTGGTCAATACCCCGGTCATCATTTTCTTTGAGACTTTCCCGCAGTTCACGACAAATATTATCAATACGCTGACGACGGTTGCGGGCAAACTGCATACCCATTTCCAAAGCCACTTCTCTTAACTGTCGTTCTGCTTGTAAGATGAGAGCCTCAGACCGAGTGCGTTTTTCCACTCTTTCTCTTCGCTCACGATCAACATCAGCAAACTTCTGAGCATCCTGAATCATTCTGTTAATTTCGGATTCACTTAAAGTAGAAGCACCTTGAATAGTAATACTTTGTTCCCTACCAGTGGTGCGGTCTAAAGCCATGACCTGCAAAATACCATTAGCATCTATATCGAAAGATACTTGAATTTGAGGTATACCTCGAGGAGCGGGAGGAATGCCATATAACTTAAACCTTCCCAGGGATTTATTATCCGATGCCATTTCCCTTTCACCCTGAACTACATGAATTTCCACACTGTTTTGATTATTTTCTGATGTGGAAAAAATATCGGAGCGCCTAACGGGAATAGTAGTATTACGGGGAATCAGTTTTTTCATCAAACCGCCAATAGTTTCCAAACCTAGGGAAAGAGGAGTAACATCCAAAAGTAGAACGTCTTTCATTTCCCCAGCTAGAATCCCTGCTTGAATGGCCGCACCTACAGCTACTACCTCATCCGGATTAACATTCTCACTAGGTTCAATGCCAATTAAATCTCGCACTAGCTGCTTCACCATTGGCATTCGGGTAGATCCCCCAACTAATACCACTTCTTCTATATCCACAGGTGAAATTCCGGCATCTTTAAGTGCCCGTTTAACTGGATTACGAATTCTGGTGAGTAAATCACTACATAAACCTTCAAATTGGGAGCGAGTCAGTCTAGTTTCCAGATGTTTTGGACCATCCTCTGTTGCAGTAATAAAAGGCAGATTAATATCCGTAACACTCACATTAGAAAGTTCAATTTTTGCCTTTTCCGCTGCTTCCATTAAACGTTGTAAAGCTTGTCTATCCTTTCTTAAATCTACCTCTTCTGTAGCTAAAAACTGTTCCGCCAACCAGTCTACTATTTTTTTGTCAAAATCATTACCACCTAACTGAGTATCACCACTAGTGGATTTAACCTCGAAAACACCATCACCCACGTCTAGGATAGAGACATCAAAAGTGCCACCCCCCAAATCAAAAACGAGTATGGTTTCCAAATCACCTCGTTCTAATCCGTATGCTAGGGAAGCAGCAGTAGGTTCATTGAGGATACGCAGCACCTCTAACCCAGCAATTCTACCAGCATCGCGGGTGGCTTGCCGTTGAGAATCATTAAAATAGGCAGGTACGGTGATTACCGCCCCAGTGACGGGTTGACCCAAATAGCGACTGGCATCAGTGGCCAATTTCTTCAACACCATTGCCGAAATTTCTTCCGGGGCAAAGTCCTTATTTAATCTGGGACAGGCAACCTTAATATTGCCCATTTCATCCTTACGAATGGTGTAGGGTACACGTTTAGAATCGGGATTCAGTTCTCCATATCTACGTCCAATAAATCGTTTAACAGCAAAAAACGTATTTTGGGGGTTGAGAACTGTTTGCCTTCTGGCCATTTGTCCTACAACTCTTTCACCTTCTTTGCTGAAACCTACAACTGAGGGAGTAGTTCGCATACCTTCAGCATTAGCAATCACCACCGGCTTGCCACCCTCCATTACGGCGACTACTGAGTTGGTTGTACCCAAGTCGATGCCGACTACCTTGCCCATAGGTTTTTTTTCTCCTGTTTTCTGTTCAACTAGATTTATATGATATTATTCTATTATGCTTTCCCATTGTCCCCCGGTTGCTCGGCATCAATTGCCTAGGTCAACTAACGCCAAACACCGAACCCATAGTAGATTTGATGGAGTTTCCCGCATCTTTTAGGGTTTTGGTAATTGGGTGTTTAGACTGGAGAAACACCTTGGCGCAATTACGTCCAGGCATTCCCGAAATGGATCCACCAGGATGGGTTCCCGCACCTGTTAAAAATAAATTGTTAATAGGCGTTTTGTAATTGGCCAATTCCGGTAGGGGTCTAAAGAATACCATCTGGTCTAAGGTCATGTCAATATGGTAATAATTGCCTTTATAAGCTCCTAGTCTTTCCCCTAATTCTGCTGGACTTTCTACCCTTCTGGCAATGGTAGCGGTTTTTACATTAGGAGCATAAGTAGCCAACTTTTCCACCACTTTATCTGCTACCTGATTTTTTAACTCATCAGTCCAACCTGTTCCGTTTAAACCCTTACCCTGGGCGCTGGCAATTTGATAGGGGGCAAAAAATTCAATCCACACTGTGTGTTTTCCCGCTGGGGCTAAACTGGGGTCTAAAAAGCTAGGCACTACCACGTACATGGATGGGTTGCTGTCGGGAATTTCTCCTAAAGTGCATTTACTATGAGCTTGTTCCACATGGTGCATGGAGTCAGCAATTAGAATAGACCCAGCCAAATATTCATCTTTATGTTCGTGGTAGGGGAAACGCAAAGGCTCATCTAAGGCTAAATCTATCTTTAAAATAGTTTCATTATTGTTGACGATCCGTCTTGCCAATCTTTCTCGCAGTTGGGGATCTCCATCGTCTACTTCCGTGGGATCGACTAGTTGTAAAAACAATCGTTGAGCATCAATGTTAGAAATTACTCCATACTTAGCACGATATTCCCTACCACCAGCTACACGTACCCCCACCGCTTCACCATTGTCAATTAGGACTTTTTCTACCAACTGGTCAGTGAGGATTTTACCTTGCTTGGCAGTAACTAAATTTACTAGCGCCTTGATTAAAGCACCCGTACCTCCCCGGGGTCTACTCATTCCTGGGTGGTGACGCATGGACATCATCATTACGCCTATGGCTAGGTTTTTTTGTGATGGTGGTGCTCCCAGTTCTGATGCTAATCTTGAGAGGGGAGCTTTTAAAAACTCTTCATCAAACCATTCGTTTAAAATATCTTCTGCACTTGTAAGCATGGTGCGAATAAAATCTAAACTTTTTTGAGTAGAGCCAACAACCGAAAATAAATCTTGGAATTTTTCCAGATTATAGTTACCAAAAATTTCTATGATTGATTTTGGTGGAGCATTGAAAATGGGGATCATGGCATTAATTACTCGTTGCCAATATTGAGTAAATTCTGCGTATTTTTTAGCGTCCTTTGGGTTGTACCTGGCGATTTCTGCACAGGTTTTTTCTAGGGATTTATGAGCTAGGAAGTACTTACCATCTGGGTGGGGACAGAAAACCACTGGATCGCATTCTAGATATTCCAAACCATATTTTTCCAGCTCTAATTCTTCTACCACTGGACCTAGGTGAATAAACTCATGGTCAATGGCACAAAGGTTAAATTTAAACCCTGGTGCTTGGTCTGGAATACATTCCTCCGTGGTAGCTGCACCACCGGGAACGGAACGCTTTTCTAGTAGTAGAACACTATAACCAGCTTTAAGTAGGTAAGCTGCACACACTAAACCATTGTGTCCAGCACCAATAATTATTACATCATATTCATCTTTATGGTTCATGTAGCCTTAATATACTATAATATATACTGCTTGTAGTTTACTGTAAGTATTATAACCCAAGTATCATAACTCAAAAATAGAGTTTTTGGGGAGGGGAGTTGACAAAAAAACTTCCCCCTCCTAGCTTATATCACAAGATTTACCAAATTTACCATTTGTGTCTTATCCAATCATAGATCTCTAAGTATTTTTCCCCGGGAAGATTCCAGGAGTAGTCATACTGCATACCCTGAATGGCTAACTTTTCAAACTCCTTTGGTTGGTCCTTCCATAGGTCAATAGCTCTACCCATGGCTGACTCTAGGCCTTGCTCGTCTTGACTATAAAACACGTAACCATTACGCCTTTCTGGGGGTAGGGTTTCTTCGTGATCTCTGTCAAAAACTGTGTTTACTAATCCACCCACACCTCTAACTATGGGAACTGTGCCATATTTTAACCCAATCATCTGAGTTAATCCACAGGGTTCATAATTACTGGGGACAACTATCATATCCGATCCTGCATAAATTAGATGGGATAGTTCTTCGTTAAATCCTAGTTCTAAATGAACATCTGGGTTACTATTTAAAAATTGTTTTTCATGTTGAAAATGAGCGTTGATTGCTGGTTCGGTGGCTGAACCTAAAAGTACAAATTGCGCTCCTTGATTTAGGGCATAATAAATGGCATGGTGGACAAGATGTACACCTTTTTGATTATCCAAGCGACCAATATAGGCGATGATGGGTTTGCTATCATCATCCTGTAACATCAGTCGTTCTCGTAAGGCTTTTTTGTTATAGGCTTTTTGCTCAAAATCATCCCAGCTGTAACTATGGGGAATATAACGGTCAATTTCCCCATTCCAAAAGTCATAATCAATGCCGTTTAGAACTCCACTAAATTTGTCTTTTTGCAAATATAATGTGTGTCCTAATCCGCAACCTACTTCTGTGGTTTGTGCTTCTACAGCATGATTTGGTGAAACTGTGGTGATGGCATTGGCATAGTTGATCCCCGCCTTCATAAAGTTGATGGCAAAGGGGTTAAAGTTGTCTCTTAATTTGTCGTACTGAAAGTAATATTCCGGTCGGTTTAAGTTGGTTGCTTCCAGGGTTTCTACACCCCCCATTCCCTGATGTTTGAAGTTGTGAATGGTGTAGCACACTCTTTGATATTCCATGCCATGGTATTTATAAATTTCATACAACATGACAGGAATTAGTCCGGTTTGCCAGTCGTGACAATGAATTATGTCTGGTCTTTTATTACTCTGTAATAAAAACTCCAGGGCGGCTTTGCTGAAAAAGGCAAATCGCATATTGTCATCATTACATCCGTAGTAACAACCCCTATTAAAGAAGTTGTCTTGGCTATGGGGTTGAATGAAGAAACACACTCTACCATGTACCCAACCACAATATACTGAGCAGTGAATTGCTGCACCAAACCAGGGTACCCACAAGTTTAAATAAGCATCGTGTAATCCCCATACATGGTCATAGCGCATACAGTCGTACATGGGTAGTATTAGTTCAACTGTATTTCCCCTTCCTTCCAATTCCCTGCTAAGTCCGTAGACAACATCCCCTAACCCCCCAGCTTTAATTACTGGAGCGCATTCTGAGGCAATTTGTACTATGTACATTCCTAGCCCTCACTTCACAAAACTTTATTTTTATTTAACTTCATTTAATATATAGTAATTATTACTCATTTGTTTCTTTATTTTTATTGATTGAAACCGTGACTCGAGACTTGTTGGGGGAGCACCATCCCCCCGGGACTAATCCATTAATATTGTTTTAGAAGCAATTCTGGTTTTTTTCCGCTCTGCATCTGATAGTTCTTCTCCATTTTGCAGACGGGTCGCAGAACTCTGTAATACGGTTGCACCACGACTGTCACCAATTTGTAATGCTGTCTTGGCAGCTGTTTGTAACATGGTTATTGCTCCTGTGCGATCGCCTGATTCTAGTTTTGTTTCTGCGACTTGGGTTTGGCGATATTTGGCTAATGCTAAGACTGAGTTTAACACGTCTGGATTATTAGCTGGCTGGTAAGTTTTGGTAACATTAGCATAGACTGGAATAAGAGGTGAAAGGATAGCCTCTTTATTCACAGCAGGATTATCGTAACGAACTTGAATATGTCCAATTATTTGCTCACCTTCTGGCAAGCTACCTAAATAAATATTTGCTAACACTCTCCGTGTTCCGTCTTTCATTAAATCTCCCAACCGGAAGACAAAGGTGCCATTGAGTTCCGTGCTGATAGGTAATTCAATGGTTTCTGGAGCAACCTGGGCCACCGGTTTGAGGTCAGCTAATCGCACACCGGGAACCAGGGATAATAACAAATGGGCGTTAGTCAATCCCACGGATTGAATGCGTTTAAATATCCGGTTAAACTGCTCTATAGCGTTTTGCGGAGTTTCTATGTAAGCTAGAGTACCTCCGCCAGCATCGGCGATTTTTTCTAGCAGATCCTGATTCCATTCATCACCAAAGCCAAAGCTGTTAATGGTGAGATTGAGTTTGGCAGCTTTTTGTGCTAGTTCCAAACAGCGTTGATTGTCATTTGGTCCTATTTGTAACCGCCAAATTTTGAACCCATTGTCACCATACCCATCTGTGAGCAGAAAGGCGTGAGAACAAGCACCTTTACTTCCTTTGAGTAGTTCGGTAATTCCCAGGGAAAGTCCCTCACCAATTATGGTTCCTCCCCCAGCTTTTAGTTTGTTGTGTAGCTGAGATTTAATGGTTTTTGGGTCTTTAATTATCTGATTGGGAATAATTACTTCCCCACTCCCAGCAAAAGCCACAATGGCAATTCTATCCCCAGACTGGAGTTGGTCTATTAACTGCTCTACTGCATTAATTACCATGCTCATGGATTCACCATGCATAGACCCGCTTTTATCTAAAATCAGACACAAATTCAAGGGTAAACTGGTGTCTAGTTCATCAGCAATGGCTGAAATGGAAACTTCTAGTTGACGCTGACTATTGTCTTGGGAGGCGTCTATGTTAGTGTTGTTCAGTGCAGACAGTAGTTGAATTTTCATTGAAGGTTTATGTAGGGGTAGGATCCTGTAATACAGTTTTTGAGACAATTTTGGTTTTCTTGCGATCGCTTGCTGATAAATCCTCTCCAGCTTGTAAACGAGTTGCAGAATTTTGTAGTACGGTCCCTGCATTAGCATCACCCATTTGCAAAGCTGTTTTTGCGGCCGCTTGTAACATAGTTGCTGCTCCCAAACGGTCTCCCTGCTGCAATCTATCTTCTGCTAACTGGGTTTGACGATACTTAGCTAAAGCCAGAATGTAATTTTGCACTTTTGGACTAATATTTTCTTGGTAGGTGCGTTCCACGTTCACATATAGTGGTAGATTTGGGGAATATAATCCGGTTTTGTCTACAGAAGGATCATCGTAACGTACTTGTACATTAGCGATCGCCTGTTGACCTTCGGGCAATTGTTCCAGATAAATATTAGTTAATATCACCCGTTCCACATCTTTCATTAAATCCCCTAATTTAACCCCAAACCGTCCATCTGGTTCCATTTGCACTGGTAATTCAATCGTATCTGGAGCCACCTGAGCAAAGGGTTTAAATTCAGCCAAACGCACATTTGGTGCTAGTGAAAGTAACAAATAAGCATTAGTCAACCCTACAGTTTGCATTCGCGTCAACAAGCTATCAAACTTGTCCATTGCCTGATCTGGGTGTTCAATATGAGATAAACTTCCCAGTCCAGCGTCAGAAATTTTCTCTAAAATATGTTGATTCCAATTATTGCCAAATCCCAAGGTGTTAACGGTCAAATTATAGTCAGCAGCTAACTGGGCAAATTTTAAACAGCGATTATTGTCACCATGTTCATTTTCGCCATCTGTGAGTAAAAAGGCCTGGGAAATAGTATCCTTTCTTCCCTTAGCCAACTCCTCGATTCCCAATCGCAATCCCTCATCAATAGATGTTCCCCCATTTGCTGACAGACGATTGATTTGTTGTTTAATGTGATCTCTATCTACAACATTTTGATTAGATAGTAATACTTCCGCTCGGTGATTAAACACTACAATGCTTAGTCTATCCTGATCCCTAAGTTTATCAACTAGCAACCAAGCAGCGCGTTTGACATTTTCCACAGGTTGGCCCTTCATGGAACCACTGTGGTCTAAAATCAAACATAGGTTTAAAGGAACTCTTGAATCTATAGTTTCTCCAATAGCGGAAACAGAGGTGGCCATCAGGCGTTGACTACCAGATTTACTAGCATCCACATTAGTATTATTGACACCGGGCTGCAAATTGACCTTCATAAACCATTATCCTAAACAGATTATAATAAATAATTTCACACTCAAGTAGATGTAATACGGAAAAGTGTGGGAGAAAGGCTCCAATCAAACTCCGCTGCACAAGATAATTCTAACCTCGACTGAGCCGATCCACCATTAACTAAATCTTGGAACTAATCTTGGTCGGTAAATAATTCACTAATCTGAGGATCGCGCTAGGATGTAATACATACAGTTAAGAATATAGACTCAGGCAATTTAGTTCATGGAAACTTCTCCCATCAAAGCTGTCCAAACCTCCTACTACAGCGACAACTGGTACCGTACACCACCACCAGACCTGGCCTCCCTATTGCTAAAGGAAAGAATAGTTTATCTGGGCACACCCTTGGTTTCTCCAGATGAATATAAACGCCAAATGGGGGTTGATGTCACCAAGTTGATTATTGCCCAACTACTGTATCTCAAATTTGACAACCCAGACAAACCCATCTTTTTCTACATCAACTCTACAGGTACATCTTGGTACACTGGAGATGCTATTGGCTATGAAACGGAAGCCTTTGCCATTTGTGATACCATAGACTACATTAAGACTCCTGTACATACTATCTGTATTGGTCAGGCCATAGGTACAGCAGCACTTATTCTCTCCTGTGGGACTAAAGGGTTTCGTGCCAGTTTGCCCCATGCTACAATAGTTCTCAATCAACCTCGTAGCGGTACAAGAGGTCAGGCTACGGATATTCAAATTTATGCCAAGGAAGTCCTGGCCAACAAAGCAGCAATTCTAGACATTTTCTCCAAAAACACGGGACAGCAACCGGAAAAAATCTCTAAGGATATGGAAAGAATGTTCTATTTGACTCCACAAGCTGCCAAAGAATACGGTTTAATAGACCGTGTTTTAGAAAGTATGAAGGATTTGCCTAAACCCCTGCCCATCCCTGTTTAGCACGAAAATAACCCCAATTGCTGCCCACATCTCTAGTCGTTTTTTCTTACCCGTATGTCCGTTAATGCCGCCCTCCGAGTCCCCTATAACATTCCCGGTAGTAATTCCTGGCAATGGGTAAATATATACACCCGTATGGCTCAGGAACGAATTTTGTTTTTGAATCAGCCACTCACCACCGATCTGGCCAATTCTCTCATTTCTTCCCTGCTGTATCTTGACTCAGAGGACTCAAGCAAACCTGTCTACCTCTACATCAACTCTTTTGGTGATCCTGTTATGGCTGGTATGATTAGTGAGATGGCGGGAATGGAGTCCACTAATGCTTGTTTGGCAATTTATGATACTATCCAACACGTTAAATCAGAAATTGTTACCATTTGCTTAGGACAAGCTGTATCCATGGCTGCTTTGTTGCTTTCCTCTGGTGCCAAGGGCAAACGGGTGAGTCTACCCCATTGCAGTATTGCTTTGGCACAGTTCCGCAGCGCTACCCGGGGTCAAGCTACGGATATTCAAGTGAATGCACAGGAGGTTCTACGCAAAAAATCCCTGATTCTAGATATTTTTTCCCATAATACTGGACAGTCTCGCGAAAAAATCGCTCAGGATAGTGAGCGTATTTTTTACATGACCCCTCCAGAAGCTAGGGAATATGGGTTAATTGATCATGTCTTAGAAAATACTAAGCAGCTATAACCCACAGATAAAGTACATCTAAACCCTAATTATTCTATTAAACCGTCATGCCCATTGGTATTCCCAAGGTTCCCTATCGTCTTCCTGGTAGTAATTACGAGCAATGGATTGATCTAGAGGATCGTCTATTTCGGGAGCGAATTATTTTCCTCACTGAAGAGGTGGATGATGGTATAGCTAATGCCATTGTTGCCTATCTACTTTACTTAGATTCCGATGATCAGACTAAGCCGATTTACCTGTATATCAATTCCCCTGGTGGATCTGTAACTGCAGGAATGGCAATTTATGATACTATACAGTACATTAAATCGGAAGTCGTTACAATTTGTGTTGGTTTAGCTGCTTCCATGGGATCATTCCTCCTAGCTGCTGGAGCGAAGGGTAAACGTTTAGCTCTACCCCATTCCCGAATTATGATTCACCAACCTTCCGGTGGTACTCGTGGCCAAGCTTCTGACATTGAAATCGAAGCTAGGGAAATTCTACGTATCCGTCATCAGCTCAACCAAATTTATGCTGACAATACTGGTCAAGTCCTATCTAAAATTGAAAAGGATATGGATAGGGATTTCTTTATGTCAGCCCAAGAAGCCAAAGAATATGGTTTAATTGACCGTGTGATCGAATAAACCACTTGGGGAATGGGGACTTTACAACACCGGGGGTAAATTTGCTGTGTTAAACTACGATGTGATTGTCTGTGGAGCAGGTCCAGCCGGTACAACGGCAGCATGGATGGCAGCTAAAACAGGACTTAAAGTAGCGCTAATTGAAAAGTACCCTCTACCACGTCACAAGACATGCGGTGGAGGAATGCCTGCTGTATTAGGGAATCTATTACCTGATTTAGTCCCGGAAGCAGTAGTGGCTTGTCAAGTCAACTATATGCGGCACACATGGAAGTTTGACCATCCAATTTTAGGTGCAATTAACCCACCGGGGAGCGAACCAGAATTCAAGTTGTGGATGGTGCAGCGTTCAG is a window encoding:
- a CDS encoding ATP-dependent Clp protease proteolytic subunit → METSPIKAVQTSYYSDNWYRTPPPDLASLLLKERIVYLGTPLVSPDEYKRQMGVDVTKLIIAQLLYLKFDNPDKPIFFYINSTGTSWYTGDAIGYETEAFAICDTIDYIKTPVHTICIGQAIGTAALILSCGTKGFRASLPHATIVLNQPRSGTRGQATDIQIYAKEVLANKAAILDIFSKNTGQQPEKISKDMERMFYLTPQAAKEYGLIDRVLESMKDLPKPLPIPV
- a CDS encoding ATP-dependent Clp protease proteolytic subunit translates to MSVNAALRVPYNIPGSNSWQWVNIYTRMAQERILFLNQPLTTDLANSLISSLLYLDSEDSSKPVYLYINSFGDPVMAGMISEMAGMESTNACLAIYDTIQHVKSEIVTICLGQAVSMAALLLSSGAKGKRVSLPHCSIALAQFRSATRGQATDIQVNAQEVLRKKSLILDIFSHNTGQSREKIAQDSERIFYMTPPEAREYGLIDHVLENTKQL
- a CDS encoding ATP-dependent Clp protease proteolytic subunit, translating into MPIGIPKVPYRLPGSNYEQWIDLEDRLFRERIIFLTEEVDDGIANAIVAYLLYLDSDDQTKPIYLYINSPGGSVTAGMAIYDTIQYIKSEVVTICVGLAASMGSFLLAAGAKGKRLALPHSRIMIHQPSGGTRGQASDIEIEAREILRIRHQLNQIYADNTGQVLSKIEKDMDRDFFMSAQEAKEYGLIDRVIE